In the genome of Paenibacillus sp. FSL R5-0766, one region contains:
- a CDS encoding pitrilysin family protein: protein MKKIQLGNGLRVVMEQIPTCRSVSFGIWVKTGSRNEQPASNGVSHFIEHMLFKGTDRYDAKAIAEQFDAIGGNVNAFTSKEYTCYYAKVLDEHLPIAVDVLSDMFFRSKMDDGELIKEKNVILEEISMYEDTPDDMVHDLMALAAYGEHPLAYPILGTEERLKAMDSSHLRAYMKEHYTIENTVISIAGNIDDSVIDLMEKHFGAFDVNGVTEAVTMPAFQSGQLFHKKKTEQNHICISFPGCKIGDPLQFAMVVLNNAIGGGMSSRLFQEIREKRGLAYSVYSYHSSHADSGLFTIYAGTAPKQTKEVLDLTKEVLRDLAVNGLSEDELRKGKEQLKGSLILSLESTGSRMNRLGKNELMLGRHHTLDEMITKIEQVTMDDINAVLDLMFAEPFALAMVGASDKTIAGLRRDDFVALRSNTETAGQ from the coding sequence ATGAAAAAAATTCAGCTGGGCAATGGCCTCAGAGTTGTCATGGAACAGATACCGACCTGCCGTTCTGTGTCTTTCGGAATATGGGTCAAGACAGGTTCGCGCAATGAGCAACCTGCAAGTAACGGAGTATCACATTTTATTGAACACATGTTGTTCAAAGGAACAGATCGTTATGATGCCAAGGCGATTGCAGAGCAGTTCGATGCGATTGGCGGTAATGTGAATGCGTTCACTTCCAAAGAATACACGTGTTATTATGCTAAAGTGTTGGATGAACATTTGCCGATTGCGGTTGATGTATTGTCTGATATGTTTTTCCGCTCCAAAATGGATGATGGTGAATTGATCAAGGAGAAAAACGTCATTCTGGAAGAAATCTCAATGTATGAAGATACGCCGGATGATATGGTTCATGATCTGATGGCCTTGGCCGCCTATGGTGAGCATCCACTCGCATACCCAATCCTGGGTACGGAAGAACGTCTCAAAGCGATGGATTCCAGTCATCTGCGTGCATATATGAAGGAGCACTACACGATTGAGAACACGGTCATTAGTATCGCGGGTAATATTGATGACAGTGTAATCGATCTGATGGAGAAGCATTTTGGTGCTTTTGATGTAAATGGGGTAACGGAAGCAGTCACGATGCCAGCCTTCCAAAGTGGACAGCTCTTTCACAAAAAGAAAACGGAACAGAATCATATCTGTATTTCGTTCCCGGGCTGTAAAATCGGTGATCCGCTGCAATTCGCTATGGTTGTTCTGAATAACGCCATTGGTGGAGGCATGAGCTCCAGACTGTTCCAGGAAATTCGTGAGAAACGGGGTCTTGCGTACTCCGTGTATTCCTATCATAGCTCTCATGCGGACAGCGGACTTTTCACGATATATGCGGGTACAGCACCAAAACAGACCAAAGAAGTGCTCGATCTGACCAAAGAGGTTCTGCGCGACCTGGCTGTTAACGGCTTGTCCGAAGATGAACTTCGTAAAGGAAAAGAACAGCTGAAAGGCAGCTTGATTCTGAGCTTGGAAAGCACAGGCAGTCGCATGAATCGTCTGGGTAAAAACGAACTCATGCTGGGCAGACACCATACGCTGGATGAGATGATCACCAAAATTGAGCAAGTTACCATGGACGATATTAACGCGGTACTTGATCTGATGTTTGCTGAGCCTTTTGCACTTGCTATGGTTGGCGCTTCAGATAAGACGATCGCTGGATTGAGAAGGGATGATTTTGTTGCATTACGTTCAAATACAGAAACTGCCGGGCAATGA
- the dpsA gene encoding dipicolinate synthase subunit DpsA: protein MLTGVRIVVLGGDARQLEVIQKCAELDATVSVVGFDKIERSIPGIEHQELEDEVFASADVLVLPVVGCDDQGKVSTSFSDTPIYLKKEHIAALPEHCIVFTGMAKPFLRELCLENGLRLVEVLDRDDIALYNSIPTAEGAIAIAIRETDFTIHGSECIVLGIGRTGFTMAKTLQGLGANVRVGIRREEDAARATIMGWKPFMTTDLAAQTGEVDLLFNTIPTMIITAQILSRMPQKAVIIDLASAPGGCDFRYADKRGIKALLAPGLPGIVAPKTAGGIIADALIRLLLEEQNAREVKS, encoded by the coding sequence ATGCTGACCGGAGTCCGGATTGTAGTCCTGGGCGGAGATGCGCGGCAGCTTGAAGTCATTCAAAAGTGCGCTGAGCTGGATGCAACGGTAAGTGTGGTGGGTTTCGATAAAATAGAGCGTTCCATTCCAGGGATCGAGCACCAGGAACTGGAGGATGAAGTGTTTGCTTCTGCAGATGTACTGGTACTGCCTGTCGTCGGTTGCGATGACCAGGGAAAAGTAAGTACTTCATTCAGTGACACACCGATCTATTTGAAAAAGGAACATATTGCAGCATTACCGGAGCATTGTATTGTGTTCACAGGGATGGCAAAGCCGTTCCTGCGCGAACTTTGTCTTGAAAATGGGCTGCGACTTGTTGAAGTACTTGATCGTGATGATATTGCACTTTACAACTCTATTCCAACAGCTGAGGGAGCCATCGCCATAGCTATTCGGGAGACGGACTTCACAATCCATGGTTCGGAATGCATTGTGCTGGGCATTGGTCGAACAGGATTCACAATGGCCAAAACATTGCAGGGACTTGGAGCAAATGTACGGGTGGGAATCAGGCGGGAAGAGGATGCTGCCCGCGCTACAATAATGGGCTGGAAGCCTTTCATGACAACGGATTTGGCCGCTCAGACCGGGGAAGTTGACTTGCTTTTTAATACGATACCGACTATGATAATCACAGCACAAATCCTGTCCAGAATGCCGCAAAAGGCTGTCATTATCGACCTCGCATCCGCTCCTGGCGGCTGTGATTTCAGGTATGCTGACAAACGCGGTATCAAAGCGCTACTTGCGCCTGGCCTCCCCGGCATTGTTGCTCCCAAAACGGCTGGCGGCATTATTGCCGACGCGTTGATCCGTTTGCTTTTGGAAGAACAGAACGCACGGGAGGTTAAATCATGA
- a CDS encoding polysaccharide deacetylase family protein: protein MGNQSKKLAAVLAGVTAVILIGQVGSVRTYITEIRDGPGTQNAFDMFKEATGEEALLSAIRDKAAETKIAPVNARVDRVWKAIPGYNGMEIDVEATYRKALSGTLNTKIAYVYRQIEPEIQLKDLGAHPIYRGNANKPMVSFMINVAWGNEYIKPMLDTLDAEKVKATFFLDGSWLSKNVELAKEIQKRGHEMSNHAYSHPNMSRLSAERAKLEISKTQDLLHKTLGVENRWFAPPSGDFNQKTVDIASSMGLQTVLWTVDTVDWRKPSPDAVVAKIAKNTEAGTLILMHPTAASSGALKGMIQSIRAKGLVLGTVSETLSSERVNTSAVE, encoded by the coding sequence GTGGGAAACCAATCCAAAAAGCTGGCGGCTGTTCTGGCGGGTGTGACTGCGGTCATATTGATCGGACAAGTTGGCAGTGTACGTACATACATTACGGAGATCCGTGATGGGCCAGGTACGCAAAATGCTTTTGACATGTTTAAGGAAGCAACTGGGGAAGAGGCGCTGTTGTCTGCGATTCGGGATAAAGCGGCTGAAACGAAAATTGCTCCGGTGAATGCCAGAGTAGATCGGGTATGGAAAGCAATTCCTGGTTATAATGGCATGGAGATTGATGTGGAAGCGACATACCGTAAGGCGCTGAGTGGAACGTTGAATACCAAAATAGCGTATGTCTACCGTCAGATTGAGCCGGAGATCCAGCTTAAGGATTTGGGTGCACATCCGATCTATCGGGGGAATGCAAACAAACCGATGGTTTCATTTATGATTAATGTGGCCTGGGGGAACGAATACATTAAACCGATGCTGGATACGCTCGATGCCGAGAAAGTGAAGGCTACTTTTTTTCTGGATGGAAGTTGGTTAAGCAAAAACGTTGAACTGGCCAAAGAAATTCAGAAGCGTGGGCATGAGATGTCCAATCATGCGTATTCTCACCCGAATATGAGTCGATTGAGCGCAGAACGGGCCAAGCTGGAAATTAGCAAAACCCAGGATCTGCTCCATAAAACACTGGGTGTAGAGAATCGTTGGTTTGCTCCGCCTTCCGGTGACTTTAATCAGAAGACCGTTGACATTGCTTCATCCATGGGGCTGCAAACCGTGTTATGGACAGTAGATACTGTGGATTGGCGTAAGCCAAGCCCGGATGCCGTTGTTGCTAAAATTGCAAAAAATACCGAGGCAGGCACGTTAATTCTAATGCACCCTACAGCTGCTTCTTCGGGAGCTTTAAAGGGCATGATTCAATCCATACGGGCCAAAGGTCTGGTGCTCGGAACAGTAAGTGAGACGTTGTCTTCGGAACGTGTAAATACGTCTGCGGTTGAGTGA
- the dut gene encoding dUTP diphosphatase, with the protein MLHYVQIQKLPGNEDIKLPQKMSELASGFDVVAALQEDVVLQPGQRTLIPTGLAMAMPAGLEAQIRPRSGLAFKHGITCLNTPGTIDADYRGEVKVLLINLGQEPFTIVRGERIAQIVFQTVPAVELTEVNELSETVRGEGGFGHTGK; encoded by the coding sequence TTGTTGCATTACGTTCAAATACAGAAACTGCCGGGCAATGAAGATATTAAACTGCCTCAAAAAATGTCGGAGCTGGCATCCGGCTTTGATGTAGTAGCTGCACTTCAGGAAGATGTTGTATTGCAGCCGGGTCAGCGTACGCTGATTCCTACCGGACTTGCGATGGCAATGCCAGCTGGATTGGAAGCACAGATCCGTCCTCGGAGCGGACTGGCTTTCAAACATGGAATTACCTGCCTCAACACACCGGGGACCATTGATGCGGATTATCGCGGAGAAGTTAAAGTGCTGTTGATTAATCTGGGTCAGGAACCGTTCACGATTGTACGGGGAGAGCGCATCGCACAGATCGTCTTCCAGACCGTGCCTGCAGTTGAATTGACGGAAGTGAATGAACTTTCGGAAACGGTACGTGGCGAAGGCGGATTTGGTCATACCGGGAAATAA